The Saccharomyces eubayanus strain FM1318 chromosome XIII, whole genome shotgun sequence DNA segment TTCAATGTCCCAGAATACGCTGCTGCTTTAGACACgcatgaaaaaatttcctATATTCCCTCTCAGGGTTCTTTCGAGAGCGTACGTAGTGCTAATTAGACGGTAACTTCCTTTTCTCGGCCGGGTTTTCGCTTTCGCTTTCTGTTTCCTATCTATTTCCAATTTGTTTCCCGGCCCATACATGCTCTACATCCATGAAAATTCTACACGACATGAATGCGTCAGTCTGACGCAAAGAGGCTGCCCGTATACGAATGGACGTGCATAAGATAAGATATCACGATGCGGTATGTGTATGTACGGACGGACAAGAAGCTAATGTGAGTAGTATTACCGGCTTTTCGCGTACCCGTCTGACACGAAAAATAGCCGCCGACAAACGGTCGGATCAGTGCATACAAAAGCCGGAGGCAGCGAAGGACCCTTAATTCTGTGTCACATTAACGCCGGCAATAGCCATTGTTACTCATTAATGTGACACGCTGTGCTAGAAAACTCGGGCAAAACCTGTTTACCCCAATGTTTCGTTCAAAAGGTCCCCCAAAAAAAGGGAcaataaataagaaaagggtcattctctttttctgttGGAATCATTCgttttatctttttggGATCGGTGCAACAATATGCAGAGTAAAAAGGGTACCTCTTGGAAAGCACGATGAACGAAGCCAATTGTTCCGTAACCAATGGCAACCCCATTCACAGGCTTAATAATGAGTTAAGGCCGAAACGAAGTAATCTGAGTAGATCTTCCGGTTCTCAAAATAACGGATGCACCACGCTAAGTGCCACAACAATAGAGCGCATTTTTACTAATTCTCAAAGAGGCAACATTGCCAATAAAATTGATTTTCAGAATGCATCACCGGTCGCTCAGGTTCAAGCAGAGGCTTACTATGGCGGCGATGGCGGTGAAGGAAAATTGTCAAGGCCCGAGAACCRATGGTCAAAGGAATTCTCTTGCTCTTACAAGAATAAAAGTATTGATGTCGTAATGCCTGGtcgaatgaaaaatgaaaaatactcTATTGGTTTCCACGACAAGGTTTTCACACCGTATCGTAATGAAGCATACCGTCTAAACCATTTATATCCTTACGGGAAAACTTATGGTGGATGCTCGTCTGCTTCTAACGGCCATTGGGAGACTCAATTCGAGCTAATTGAAGACCAGTTAATAAGCGAACTGAAAATagcaaaaaaagtagaGCAAACACCCATTGGTTACGACTATTTGGCCGAATATGAAGAAACAATAGATTTTAAATACACCTCACTACCCGTACCTGAGACGTAccagtttttgaataacaACGATTACTCATGCCAGCCGGACCCCTATAAAATAGGCTGTATACTAATGGAAAACGGTTCAAACTTGAACGAGGTAGTAAAGGCTTTTGAAGCCGCTATTTCTCAAGATCCGTCGCACGTGAATGCATGGCTAAAGCTAGGCATAGTtagtattgaaaatgaaaacgaaaataacGGCGAGCTCGCTTTGCAaaattgtttgaatttggaTCCAAATAATACATCTGCAATGGAAAGCTTAGCGATTCACTATACGAACCAACAAAATGAATCAGAAGCAAtgaaattctttcaaagatggattctttcaaaattttctgaaTATTTATACCCCACTGTAggacaaaataataaatttatGGATACAACTCTTGGAAAGTCTAATTTGATGTCTATTTTGGAGTCTTTGCTGAAGATGCGTGTAACGAAAAAAGACCAACGTAAGATTCATTCCGTATTATCAGTTTTATACTATTCAGATCAGAAAATTCGACAATCTCTGGAGAGCTTGgaatttttattatctgaAAAACccaatgatgaaataaTCTGGAATAGGTATGGCGCTATATTAGCCAATACCAAGTCGTATCACTCTGCAATAAACGCATATAATAAATCTAAGCTACTCAGACCCAATTTTACAAGGGCCCGCTACAATTTGGCTATTGCTTTCTTGAGCAATGGTGACTACATCAAAGCAAGCAAAACTTTAATAGAAATTATATTATTACAAAGCAaaggaattgaaaatatcaagaCGAAGATGCACAACAAGTTCATGCAAAATCTAAAAAATGCTCTGATtgctttgaagaagtttgaCCTTTTAGATGATTTAGTAAACAATTCTGATGAAGCAGAATTATTGATATCAACcttgaaaattatttacaATAAGATAGGTTAGGAAGtcttatattcttttgctgtataatatattcaataaacaaaaaccgAAAAAACGGAAAACGAAGAATACGAACCCGGCCAATCCAATTAATGGTAGCAAGTCGCAAAATGCTACTAAAAACCGAATGCTATGAGCAGAAATTACGCCAAATGCCAAGTCATATCAGCTGTTAATATGTTCGTACCTTTTCAATTGGGTTATATACAGCATCATTATCCAGTTCTTTGCTCTGGGCCTTTTAACTACTTGGAAGAAATAGGCTGTTACCCGAACAGAGCTGGAAATGAATCATTGGGAAACTATTGTATAATACACTTGTATACTTAGCCAAACTTAGTCAAACTTCGCAACGTGTCTACCTTTGAATTGGCAATTCCTTTACTCTACATTGGTAACTTGAAAGGACATGGGCCCATACTAAGGAAAAGTGAGAAGCGAACGGGTAAAATGACGGCTATTGGTAATATAGATGATGCACTTCCAGCCAATACAGCCGCAAGTAATGAAAATAGCAAAACTAGGCTAAGAGTCCAAAAAGCTTGCGAGCTTTgcaaaaagagaaaagtCAAGTGCGATGGCAACAAGCCATGCATAAACTGCTCTAAACACCAGAAAGAATGCCGTTATGATTTCAAAGCAACAAACCgtcgaagaagaaggcgaCAAGCTACGTCACCCATACAGAACATTAATAAAGAATATCCCGAGGCCGAAGGTGTTTTCTCTAGAGATACGTCAGCAAATTTAAACGTTCCTTCAGACTGCCTATCCTCGTCTGCTGGAAACTCTCCATATTCCAATTCACATTACTCTAATTTACAATCCACAATACCATTTATGAGTGTTAGGCCAAATCGTGCTTCCCACACCTTCAATTCCACAGTCAATGCGAATGGTGATAATAACACAAATGCCTTTGTTGAGGATCACATGGCTAAGCTATTATTACAGTTAGGCTCGAAGCTGAAAAATACTGCGAATGAATCGTCCAAAGTCAACAAAAACAGTGATAATAATGTGAACACAAACTTGGCGACAATAAACGTGGACAGTAATCAAGCAGGAAATACGTCTAACCGCAAATACGATATGCGTAGTTCTTCAGAGACCCTTGATAGTAACAACATTAACTCTGAGAAAGACGAGATGCTCAACTCTCAAATAACGAGCATAGTTAATGGCCATGTTGAATCACCCTGGCAGACGTTTTCTTTAGATAAGTATAGGTTCCACAGACGCTACCAGAATATATTACCCTATTATCTTGGTGCATCTATTTTGAAGGATATATCGCCGCAGGCGATTGAATATGCAAACTTAAAGCGCCCAAGAGTCCAAAACTATGGTTGGAATTTATCTGGTGGCCATTATCTGAAATACAAAGAAGACTTTAGAAGGCAGGATAAATTCATAAGGCATGAATCcaagtttttcaactttGATGACCCTGTTCATTTATCTTTAGTCAACAAATTATTAAGGTattattttgatgaaattaaTCCTGTTTTCAGTATCATTCACGAAGCAACATTTTGGCAACAATACAAGAATAAGTTTTTGCGACAAGGCAAACAAAATAACTCATCCGCGAAGTTATTTACCTCGATACTTTATCTCATACTGTCTACTACACTACGGTTTAAAGAGGGTCACCTAGATAACCAggaaggagaagaaaagcatAGCGGTTCCTCCTTTAATGGCACTTTCGAAGAGGAATCCgttttgaacaaaaaaccaTTCATAGAGGAGATGATGTTCGAATATGCCTATTCTATAATTAACACGTTGACCTTTGAATGGGAGTCATTTGAATTGATACAGTCCTGGCTTTTAATCGCGTTCTATTTTAGGACCTGTTATAGACAAACAGCGTGTTGGAATGCCTTAAGCCAAGCAGTAAATATGTGTAATGGAATGACATTATATTTGAACAAGTTCCCTGAAATTCATTCCACGTACGATGAATCAAAAGCATGGCATTGTTTTTGGTGTTGTTTCATAATGGATAAATTAATCAGTTTCCAAACGGGCCGGTTTTACCAGTTGTCATTACCTGTAAGTGAAATGTTCGAACAAATGAATTTAGTAaagtcaaagaaatttttacaagatgaagatgactGGTTCCATAAAGAAACCTTCCAAATGCTAGACCTATCCATAATAGTAACAAGGTTTTTAAAAAGGGACGCTCAAGATTTAAACTTAAGCGAGACTATTCAACTACGGGGTCAACTTGCTCAGTGGTACAATACTTTTATGACAGATAAGGATATTAATACGTATGATAAGAATTACCACGGGTTCTACCAGCTTCAACCGCTCATGACATACCTGGACATAAGTCtaacttttgaaattagACAATTATTCTGTTTAGTAGCTCCTTCCTCTAATGCAAATGGTAAATCCTTAGACTATGCAGTGGACACCCAATTACTAGTGTCCCATTGCCAAATGGCTGCTGACAACCTGACTAACATTACAAAAAGGAACCTATTCTTCGTTCCCTGGTGGCTAAACCTGTCACAATTATTCACAGTAAATTTAATTTGTATCATCTATATGCACGCAGGGATCGCCGTCACACAAAGTAAAGCTATCATGCAAGGTTGCAATCAAATTTGGCGAACTATAGATAGTTCCAAGCCTAAAAACTCTCCCGCAATGCTCCCTGAATGCTTATGGTGTTTGAAAATGTTGAACCATATGTTCTGTATTCGATTGAGGGATTCTGCCTTGCAATTAGAATCTTCGCTTGGTACAGATCATGGCGATGATACCCCtaacaagaacaaatttGAGCAATTCAAGAAGGTCGGCGATCAGGATGCGGATGATGAAGCTGAGATAGACGAAGGAGGAGAAGAGAACGCAGATGAGAGACAAGAAAATCCGCTCAAGCATAATCGAAAAGTACCCCCATTGACAACAAGATCTCATAATATCACTACCTTGAACGCCTCAGTGGGGATTTCTCCAGAAAATGGTATACCAAATTCTGTTAAAAATTCCGGGTTGCCTTCTGATGTTCTTGATGCAAGCAATAATATAAGAGACTCTACCGACGTTTTCGATGATGATCTATTTTCTAATTTGCTATGGTTTGATCAAAATTTTGCCTGAGAAGTGCTGGAtgatcatttttttcaagagtCCTGAAGTTAACACATATGACTGTATGTAATTGTACTATCTACGAACATTAAATAATCACATAAACTGCGTCTTACTCCTCCAGAGTGTCTATTCCTAAGCGATcgtgatttttttattgcaTCGCAAGAAAGAAGGCTTAAATTTCGGGTCACCCATGTCACCACATACCGATGTCACGCTATGAGGTCTTCGAATGGTACACCGTTTCAAGGTACCCCAAAGgtataaaataaaaacaagaacCTAAGTTGGTAGTTTACCAAGGGCTGTCAATTGGGAGCTTCCGCTTTGTTCCTTCGTGTAttgagaaatttttttcaatcaaaaagacaagaagaaaagaacattAACGGCTGGCATTAGAGGATGAGTACGGTTTTACCAATTAAGAAGActgtcgtcatcatcggTGCGGGGATCGCAGGGCTCAAATCTGCATCTACATTGCACCAAAACGGCGTTCAAAATTGTGTCATTCTCGAAGCCAGAGATAGAATAGGTGGCAGACTACATACCGTTACAGGCTACCAAGGACGGAAATATGATATAGGTGCTAGCTGGCACCACGACACATTGACAaatcctttatttttagaaGAAGCTCAACTAACTTCTAGAGACGGGAAGCAGAGGTTTGTTTTCGATGACGACAACTTCATTTATATCGACGAAGAACGTGGAAGAGTTGATCATGATGAAAAACTGCTATTGGAGATTGTGGACAATGAAATGAGTAAATTCGCAGAATTGGAATTTCACCAACAACTAGACGTTCCAGACTGCtccttttttcaattggtGATGAAATACTTAGTCCAAAGACGCCAATTTCTTACTAATGATCAAATTAGGTATTTTCCGCAACTATGTCGATATTTGGAATTGTGGCATGGATTAGACTGGAAACTTTTAAGTGCAAAGGATACATACTTCGGTCATCAAGGAAGAAACGCCTTTGCTTTAAATTATGACTCTGTGGTTAAACGAATTGGTGAAAGCTTTCCTCAAGAATGGATGAGGTTGAATTGTGAAGTCAATTCGATTAAGCGCGAACCTTCAGGAAATGTGACAGTGACCTGTGGTAATGGCACCGTATACCATACTGACTACGTTATTGTCACTATTCCTCAAAGCGTATTGAACTTATCCATAAAGCCCGATAAGGATCTTCAAGGGAGAATAGAATTCCAGCCTGCGTTGAAACCAGTGATTCAAGAAGCTTTCGAAAAAATTCACTTTGGTGCTCTCGGtaaagttgtttttgagtttgaAGAATGTTGTTGGTCGAAGGAAAGTTCCAAAATTGCGACTTTGGCCAACTCATCTGATGACTTTGTCAAACAAGTTCGTGATGCCAAAGATTTGGATGACTTGAATTCTAtgctagaaaaaaatgcccTGAAAGGACACACAAATGTTAGCTGTTGGGATCAACCTTTGCTTTTTGTAAATCTGTCAAAAACTACAGGGGTAGCAAGTTTTATGATGCTGATGCAAGCGCCGCTATCTAATTATATAGAATCCATCAGAGATGATAAAGAGTCcatttttaaattcttcCAACCCGTTTTAAACAAGATCATGAAATGTCTAAATTCTGTAGACGTTATTAATGGCATGAATTCAGCTGAAAAGCATATTGATAAACCAACtctgaaaaatattattgtcAGTAATTGGACACGCGAGCCTTACTCCCGTGGTGCTTATTCAGCCTGTTTTCCAGGGGATGATCCTGTTGATATGGTCGTTGCTATGTCTAATGGTCAAGATTCTCGTATAAGATTTGCAGGCGAACACACTGTTATGGATGGTGCCGGGTGTGCTTATGGTGCCTGGGAAAGTGGTAAGCGAGAGGCAAATCACATCTCTAATTTGATGTAGTAGagtttaaaatttttttagagTCACTTGTTGTATAACATTTTCTAACGGCTGGAAAAGCAcgtgtatatatttataaatttttttagtgaGTTATTTTgcactttttttataattatgAAAGCAACGCATAATTTCACCAGTGCTTCTTATTTGTACCATTCTATATTAGTTTTGAACACAAAAGAGAGGAATATTATCGTATGGTGGTCCAGAATGTTAGGGTGTTTTCTCTCTATATTTACATATTAATCATGAATTGTTGGCATCGCTTAGATGAGGTGCGTAATTGGAGACgagtttttgaaaccaCGCGTGAATATCGAGTAATTCCAATTGAGCATCTGTCATTAAAGGGACTTGCAGTTTTAGGAAATCCCACCAGAATTTTGACGGTACCAATTTtcctttgaattttatttgagtttttcttgttaacCTTGTATTTAAAATACcgtaaaagaagaatttttcaaacggAATAATACTTGCAGCGTGGGCAAAACAGCCATCGCAAGTGCAATTGTCCGGAGGACATATGCACTCCTTGTTGGAGCATTTGCAATCATCCAGATAATCCATCATCTTATCAGTAATTTGAGCTTCACCTATATTGGTCAAAGGAACACCGCTCTGTTCAATATACGAGTTTAGTTCCTCTTCGCTTCTATGGATGAGGCAGTTGACACATGGACAGCTTTCGTCTTCACAAGAACATTGTGTACTTAAGAAGACGCCCTTATGAGTCAGAACTTCGACTTTTGAAGCCAGGTCATTTGAGTGGGGCGCAGATACAGTTGTTGTGCTCCGCGGAGTGAGTGTTTCCGAGTTATCATGTGACGCACCAGTAGTGGtataattttcttgtagAATATCGTGGAAAGTAGATGCAGTTTCTAAGGAACCGTACGGGGTAAAAATATCACCAGGCGGTATCTTGTCATTTGAAGCAAAATTATCAGCTTTGATTTTCTTACAGCAGTTTGATACATTTCGTATAGGCTCCTGCTGAACAAGACTactctctttcttctcgtTCGAAGAAGACGACCTGTTAGATACGGGGGAGACTGTTCCTATTGCCGGAGCCCTTGGAGAATGTTTCCTGAGAAACTCCATTTCCGTTATATACCTATTACCGTCATCAGTAAACGTGCTGATGTCTTTAGGCTCATGAGCAGTACAACCTTCCTCCATTAGTATATGTAGTTTACCGTTTATCATTCTTGCCTTTCTAACAGCAGAGGCCCGTACAAACAGTATCGGCTGCTGATTCATTCCACTACAACAGTTACCTTCAACTTGCGACCCGTTCTCATATTCTGTACTCTGGGAAGTTGAGTCCACCAAGATGGCATCCCTTATAGCCATGGGAGATGGTCTTCCTCTCGTTCTCACTTTAATCAACATCCTGTGGGAATGCCTACACGTGGAAGAGCGGTGCCCCCTGATACACGATGCACACGCATACTTATTCCCATTAAAAACGATCATCTTTAGCAATGCTTACAGAACCTACAGACTGCTTGAATGCAACGCACAGCCCCTCATCGCACTTGGCTCGCCAGAGAATGCTACACTAAATTCCCTCGAGATCTTTCTTATAGTTCAATTTTCCACCATTACCCGAAAAGCCAGACTACAGCCTTTAGGCCAAAAGTTCGAAAAGTGCCAAAACTACACTCTGTCGTTTGATATATAAGGAGCTTCACACTGAAGAGAATTACCGCTGAAGTCTGAATTAGAGGAGCACAGCATGTCTAAAACAGCCCAGAAACGTCTGCTCAAGGAGCTACAGCAGCTGATCAAAGATTCCCCACCGGGCATAGTGGCGGGTCCCAAATCGGAAAATAACATCTTCGTTTGGGATTGTCTCATTCAAGGGCCCCCAGATACGCCATACGCCGATGGTATTTTCAGTACCAAACTGGAATTCCCCAAGGACTATCCTTTGTCTCCGCCCAAACTAACGTTCACGCCAAGCATTCTACACCCAAATATTTACCCAAACGGTGAAGTGTGCATATCCATTCTGCACTCCCCTGGTGATGACCCCAACATGTATGAACTGGCTGAAGAAAGATGGTCTCCTGTACAGAGCGTGGAAAAGATTTTGTTAAGCGTCATGAGCATGTTGAGTGAGCCCAACATCGAAAGTGGTGCCAACATCGACGCTTGCATTCTTTGGAGAGACAATAGACCCGAATTCGAGAGACAGGTGAAGTTGTCCATTTTGAAGTCTCTGGGGTTTTGAAATCATATATCATGTCCCCTACCAATCATTTTCACGTTCCTTCCTCGCTCGTctctatatacatataagCATATCTATcatataaaagaaaatagttGTCATATAAAAAATCACGTTCGGTTTCATAGAAACCTGTGCTTAAGAGGATAGCAATATGCAGCGGCCTCCGGCGTAGCCTCCCTTTCTGTTTTTCAGTACTAAACCTTTCTTCGTTACGAATCAACCAGGATATCTTAACACGTCTCGTAATATGTAGTAACTCATTAAACGAATGCCTTTAATTTATACACATGATCCACGTCTATTTTCCTATACAAAATTTACTGAACACTGAATCCAAAATATCCTCAATTCCAATAGCCTGCCCCGTTATCTTAGCTATTCCGTCAGATGCGTATCTTAGATTTTCTGTGGCCATGACGATATCATTGTCAAAGTCTTTAGAGTTCAAGAACTCCTCCAAACCATAAAACACGTCGTTTTTCAGGATCTCAGTAACTCTTTTGGAAACAACAATCGGACTCGAATCGGCACTCGATTGAGACAGGTGTTTGAAGTTTCTTGttaaaatatcaataaGCAATTCTATGCCCCCCTTAGTCTTGCAAGATACGCTCACTATTGGATAACTTACGCCGAACctattttccaatttatTCACAGCTCTCaccatttcttcttttgaaactagATCGCTCTTGTTGACCACGATAACGACTCGTTTGCCTTCGAACTCATGTGACGATAAATGGTTCAGTATATCTTCCGGCAAAAGGTTTGGAAAGTCGGTGGCATCtacaataaataaacacaAATCGCTCTGTATACTTTTCTTCCTGGCTCTCTCAATGCCCAGTATCTCGATTTTGTCGGCACTTTTGGCCCTTATCCCAGCAGTATCACAGATAATGACCTTGTATCCATTAATAGTGATCATCGCATCGATAGAATCTCTAGTAGTACCAGGAATATCACTAACAATCGATATATCGTCGTTAGTTAAGCTGTTCACTAAAGATGACTTACCAACATTAGGGGCCCCGAGTAATACTAGTCTGATCCCGTCTTGCAAgattgaagatttttcgaccttttgaatgaaagagaaaatttcaTCCCGTAAACGTttgatattgttttccACTCCATGGAATATCATATCCGTATTGTCAATTTCTTGGCTATTATCATCAGCAAAATCAATAATTGCAGTCAATTGAGCCATATTCGCTATAATGCTGTTTCTCCAGTTCTCAAACAGTACCCTATTTTCTCCATTAAAACTTGATAAAGCAGACCTTCTTTGAGATTCTGTTTCAGAATCGATGAGGTCTTTGATACCTTCCAATTGAGTGAGGTCAAACTTCCCGTTTTGAAAAGCTCTCCTAGAGAAATCGCCAGGTAGGGCAAATCTTATGTCTTTGCCACTGTTTCTGTCGTGTAGCGAATCGATGGCCTTTAATATACCATTAACTACAGCCTTCCCACCATGTACATGCAATTCTAGTACGTCTTCACCAGTAAACGAGTACGGTGCTTGAaaatacaacaataacGACGAATCTAGTAATATTTTCGCCCCATATTGATCATGATGACGATGTTGTTTTGAACCTACAGAAGATGGTAAATATATGTTTCTCAGAATAGCTTTCCTTATGGGTGGACTTACACTTGAATTGGTCAATCGGTTGTAAATATACCTGGAATGTGTGCCCGACACCCTTATAATCGCTATTGCAGAGGTCTGGTTTGCTGGCGTAGACAAGGCATAGATTGTTGGTAGGTGTGAAGTTGCAGGCTTTGTAAATCCGGACAACCTATTCACTGCTCTTTTGCAAAGAAGAGGATTCGAAACGAAATGTGGCCGCAGGAGAAATAAAGCATTCATCACAGCTTCGCTGGTTAACCCTTAAAACCTTTATCCGAAAATGTGTCGTGTGCATGTACGTCTGTTATACGTTCACACTACTTCCTAAAAGTATGTCAATTCCATCATTAAATTGATGGAAATGatgtcaaaaaaataattggACGAGTCCGGAATCGAACCGGAGACCTCTCCCATGCTAAGGGAGCGCGCTACCGACTACGCCACACGCCCAAGTGTTTATTGAAATACTAAAACTGTATAGTGCTACATTATTGCCTGTCATTATCCTTGCAGCTGCTTCGTTCTAACAAGGGTTGCTCACCTGGAAGAAGAGCAGTACACTTCCAGCATTCACAGCATATCCACTGCAGTATTCCATGTGGAAACGCACAAGAGGCATCGAGACATAGTGCAGTAACTGTCGAACACACAGCGAAGGAAAATACGATAGGAAAAAGGTCGGACAGGGAGCAACAATACAATAGCAGACGATTGCAACAATTACTCCCAAGCYGTAGGTTATAGTTATTGTGGTACGACTGTAAATGTACATGCCACTGTTGTATCCCGCGCGCTACCCGGCCGGGTTTTTTCTCGCTGCTAAGAAAGCGTAATGGTAAAAGAAGTTGGAAAGTATAAGTGAGAAGACAGCAGGTGCGGTGTCAAAAGTGGATAGAAGTAAGCAACATTAGTAGCAGGTATGAAGCCGTTCCCATACAGTACGTGGCATTGGAGCCGAACCATTAGACCTCTTTCACGGTGTTTACCCGGGACTTGCGTTCTTCAGCAAAGCTCAAGATTGACCTCAAAACGATACCTGTACCACTCAACGTCGaggcaacaacaacagggCTTCCTACCCGAATCCGAACTCGCCCAATACAGAGACTACTATCAAGGCCTGAAGGGTGCGATAAACGAGATACCTGAACCAGTGGCCTCCAAATCGCCTTCATTAATAACGCTCCACAAGAGATTACAACTGCCCAATGAATTGACCTACTCAACGCTATCCAGATGCCTAACGTGCCCCTCCGCAAAGCTGCCCGATAAGATTAACGATCCTTCCAAGGGTGCGGCTTTTATCAACACTGTGCCCACAAATAAATATTTGGACAACCATGGTCTGAACATCATGGGGAAGAATTTGTTATCCTACCATGTTACCAAATCCATCATCCAGAAGTACCCAAGATTGCCAACGGTGGTCTTGAATGCCGCAGTAAACGCTTACATATCGGAGATAGTACTGGCTCATATTGCCAAATACTGGGGTATAGAAGTGGAAACTACATCTGTTTTGTCTcgttatttgaaaatggagCCTTTCGAATTCACCTTAGGGAAGTTGAGattcttcaataattcgTTGAACTCTAAGGACGGTATTGAATTAATCACTGGAAAGAATTTCTCGGAGACAAGTGCCCTTGCAATGAGTGTGAGAAGTATAATAGCTGCCATTTGGGCCGTGACAGAACAGAGAGACTCTCAAGCGGTTTACAAATTTATTGATGACCATATAATGAGCAGAAAATTAGATATCACGAAAATGTTCCAGTTTGAGCAACCAACAAGGGAACTGGCCATGCTATGTCGCAGAGAAGGGCTGGAGAAACCTGTGTCGAAACTAGTCGCTGAGTCTGGTAGACTATCCAAATCGCCTGTTTTCATCGTACATGTATTTTCAGGTGAAGAAACTCTGGGTGAAGGTTACGGTTCTTCATTAAAGGAGGCAAAGGCAAGAGCTGCCACTGATGCCTTGATGAAATGGTACTGTTACGAACCTCTTGCTCAGCAGGAGCCGGTTATCGACCCTGGCACTGTCGTCGTCTAGTTCGCTCTtataaaataaagaattcaTGAACCAGAATAAATTTCTTGTACATACATGTATACATTAATACAATAGGCATTTATTTtatgtgtatataaatatataaaaaaagtaaacagAAATTTGCTTTCTTTACTGCTACCCTTTACAAATCagcaaacaaacaaaaacagCAACTTATCCAATTAAGGAAAACACGTCGGATAAAAGAAGCCAACTCAATGAATATAGACCATTTGGGGTTAAGCCCCTTAGCCATTTCAGAAGTCAACTTTCTGCATGAGTCATCTTCCAGTTCGAAGGACCATTCTTGGTTCTTATTTTTAGGCTTCAAACAGGACCAAACTAGCGAGGTTTACGTACcaataaatgaaaatgaaactgATTCCGGGTGGTACGTTGAAAAGGTTATACCAATCCCGGTACatccaaatcttcaaatcgATCAAGAGAGtttgcaaagaaagatatCTTTGGTGAAAGTCACTCAAAAGGACATCTGCGTACTTGGTATAATAGATTTATATCG contains these protein-coding regions:
- the MAC1 gene encoding Mac1p, giving the protein MIVFNGNKYACASCIRGHRSSTCRHSHRMLIKVRTRGRPSPMAIRDAILVDSTSQSTEYENGSQVEGNCCSGMNQQPILFVRASAVRKARMINGKLHILMEEGCTAHEPKDISTFTDDGNRYITEMEFLRKHSPRAPAIGTVSPVSNRSSSSNEKKESSLVQQEPIRNVSNCCKKIKADNFASNDKIPPGDIFTPYGSLETASTFHDILQENYTTTGASHDNSETLTPRSTTTVSAPHSNDLASKVEVLTHKGVFLSTQCSCEDESCPCVNCLIHRSEEELNSYIEQSGVPLTNIGEAQITDKMMDYLDDCKCSNKECICPPDNCTCDGCFAHAASIIPFEKFFFYGILNTRLTRKTQIKFKGKLVPSKFWWDFLKLQVPLMTDAQLELLDIHAWFQKLVSNYAPHLSDANNS
- the UBC7 gene encoding E2 ubiquitin-conjugating protein UBC7; amino-acid sequence: MSKTAQKRLLKELQQLIKDSPPGIVAGPKSENNIFVWDCLIQGPPDTPYADGIFSTKLEFPKDYPLSPPKLTFTPSILHPNIYPNGEVCISILHSPGDDPNMYELAEERWSPVQSVEKILLSVMSMLSEPNIESGANIDACILWRDNRPEFERQVKLSILKSLGF
- the MSS1 gene encoding Mss1p, whose protein sequence is MNALFLLRPHFVSNPLLCKRAVNRLSGFTKPATSHLPTIYALSTPANQTSAIAIIRVSGTHSRYIYNRLTNSSVSPPIRKAILRNIYLPSSVGSKQHRHHDQYGAKILLDSSLLLYFQAPYSFTGEDVLELHVHGGKAVVNGILKAIDSLHDRNSGKDIRFALPGDFSRRAFQNGKFDLTQLEGIKDLIDSETESQRRSALSSFNGENRVLFENWRNSIIANMAQLTAIIDFADDNSQEIDNTDMIFHGVENNIKRLRDEIFSFIQKVEKSSILQDGIRLVLLGAPNVGKSSLVNSLTNDDISIVSDIPGTTRDSIDAMITINGYKVIICDTAGIRAKSADKIEILGIERARKKSIQSDLCLFIVDATDFPNLLPEDILNHLSSHEFEGKRVVIVVNKSDLVSKEEMVRAVNKLENRFGVSYPIVSVSCKTKGGIELLIDILTRNFKHLSQSSADSSPIVVSKRVTEILKNDVFYGLEEFLNSKDFDNDIVMATENLRYASDGIAKITGQAIGIEDILDSVFSKFCIGK
- the MRPL3 gene encoding mitochondrial 54S ribosomal protein mL44, which codes for MKPFPYSTWHWSRTIRPLSRCLPGTCVLQQSSRLTSKRYLYHSTSRQQQQGFLPESELAQYRDYYQGLKGAINEIPEPVASKSPSLITLHKRLQLPNELTYSTLSRCLTCPSAKLPDKINDPSKGAAFINTVPTNKYLDNHGLNIMGKNLLSYHVTKSIIQKYPRLPTVVLNAAVNAYISEIVLAHIAKYWGIEVETTSVLSRYLKMEPFEFTLGKLRFFNNSLNSKDGIELITGKNFSETSALAMSVRSIIAAIWAVTEQRDSQAVYKFIDDHIMSRKLDITKMFQFEQPTRELAMLCRREGLEKPVSKLVAESGRLSKSPVFIVHVFSGEETLGEGYGSSLKEAKARAATDALMKWYCYEPLAQQEPVIDPGTVVV